A genome region from Pseudomonas helmanticensis includes the following:
- a CDS encoding LysR substrate-binding domain-containing protein, with product MHFDLTDLRLYLHILDTGNITAGAARAHLSLAAASARIRAMEASLGIDFLQRGRRGVTPTPAGTALAQHARVLLQQAERMQQDLADYAQGVKGQIRLLCNTTAITEYLPEVLAEFLQRHRNLDIDLQELPSARITHALRQGAADIGIVSDAVDTRDLQTRAFRDDPLVLIVPLDHPLAGSNEVSFSDTLQHDFVGLRADSALAVYLEEQALHTGARMQMRIRADGFDGVMRMVASGAGIAIVPLAAIERAPSPACKSLALNEPWAQRKLLLCAREFSALPSYAKALLETLSAA from the coding sequence ATGCACTTCGATCTCACCGACCTGCGCCTCTACCTGCACATCCTCGACACCGGCAACATCACCGCAGGCGCTGCTCGCGCCCATTTATCGCTCGCTGCCGCCAGCGCGAGAATCCGTGCGATGGAAGCCTCGCTGGGCATTGATTTTCTTCAGCGTGGCCGTCGCGGTGTCACTCCGACACCCGCCGGCACAGCGCTGGCGCAACATGCCCGCGTGCTGTTGCAACAGGCCGAGCGCATGCAGCAGGATCTGGCGGATTACGCGCAAGGCGTCAAAGGTCAGATACGTTTGCTGTGCAACACCACGGCAATCACCGAATACCTGCCGGAAGTGCTCGCCGAATTCCTGCAACGCCATCGCAATCTCGACATCGATTTGCAGGAATTGCCCAGCGCACGCATCACTCATGCGTTGCGCCAGGGTGCCGCCGACATCGGCATCGTCTCCGACGCGGTCGACACCCGCGATCTGCAAACCCGAGCGTTTCGCGACGATCCACTGGTGTTGATCGTGCCTCTCGACCACCCCTTGGCCGGCTCGAACGAGGTCAGTTTCAGCGACACCTTGCAGCATGATTTTGTCGGACTGCGCGCTGACAGCGCACTGGCGGTGTACCTCGAAGAACAGGCACTGCACACCGGCGCACGGATGCAGATGCGGATTCGCGCTGACGGTTTCGATGGGGTGATGCGCATGGTCGCGTCGGGCGCGGGCATTGCCATCGTGCCCTTGGCGGCCATCGAGCGCGCGCCATCGCCAGCCTGCAAAAGCCTGGCGCTGAACGAGCCTTGGGCGCAGCGCAAATTGCTCTTGTGCGCGCGCGAATTCAGCGCGCTGCCGAGTTATGCCAAAGCGCTGCTGGAGACCTTGTCTGCTGCTTGA
- a CDS encoding flavin reductase: MVDSTEFRNAMAMLGSAVTIVTTDGPAGRFGFTASAVCSVTDSPPTLLVCVNRSSSNHEHFKTNGVLCVNVLTGGHQSTSGAFANRQLTMQERFSSVNCQTLVTGSPVIAEALVSLDCRVAKIDEVGTHSIFYCEILELQHSEATEGLVYFNRNYYRLNDELRLAPDQ, from the coding sequence GTGGTTGATTCAACGGAGTTTCGTAATGCAATGGCGATGCTGGGGAGTGCTGTCACCATCGTCACAACCGATGGCCCCGCCGGGCGTTTCGGGTTTACCGCTTCGGCGGTGTGCAGCGTGACGGATTCGCCGCCAACGCTGCTGGTGTGTGTCAATCGCTCGTCATCCAATCACGAGCATTTCAAAACCAACGGCGTGCTGTGCGTGAACGTGCTGACCGGTGGCCATCAATCGACTTCCGGGGCATTTGCCAACCGGCAGTTGACCATGCAGGAGCGCTTTTCCAGCGTCAACTGCCAGACTCTGGTGACCGGTTCGCCAGTGATTGCCGAGGCGTTGGTCAGCCTCGATTGTCGTGTCGCCAAGATCGACGAGGTCGGCACTCACAGCATCTTTTACTGTGAAATCCTCGAATTGCAGCACAGCGAAGCCACGGAAGGCCTCGTCTACTTCAATCGCAATTACTACCGTCTGAACGACGAGTTGCGCCTGGCCCCGGATCAGTGA
- a CDS encoding LysR family transcriptional regulator, with product MLFNEDNFADIDLNLIIIFLVLFRERSVSRTAERLNVKQPAISGSLARLRKRFDDPLFLRSSRSMHPTFKAQQLAQALTPAISQIEAVIRL from the coding sequence ATGCTATTCAATGAAGACAACTTCGCGGATATCGACCTGAACCTGATCATCATCTTTCTGGTGTTGTTTCGTGAGCGCAGCGTATCCCGCACTGCCGAGCGCCTGAACGTCAAACAACCGGCCATCAGTGGATCGCTTGCGCGGCTGCGCAAGCGCTTCGATGATCCGTTGTTTCTGCGCTCCTCGCGCAGCATGCACCCGACTTTCAAAGCGCAACAACTGGCGCAGGCGTTGACCCCGGCGATCAGTCAGATTGAAGCGGTGATTCGGCTGTGA
- a CDS encoding chorismate--pyruvate lyase family protein: protein MDTSHYWSSRPLAQLTGAEQHWLFLPGALTPRLKAMGAYSIEVVEQFQGALNPDEAQALDVPAQSTGWVREVVMKLDGEACVTARSLTSMPALNSDWAELNNYGGRPLAEILYASEQTLREPFQCALLSPGAPLAALSHRFAPQAKRLLARRSRFTRNGSPLLVSECFLPAFWARIEYTSGLKSAS, encoded by the coding sequence ATGGATACGAGTCATTACTGGTCGTCGCGACCACTGGCGCAATTGACCGGCGCGGAACAGCACTGGCTGTTTCTGCCTGGCGCACTGACACCGCGCTTGAAGGCCATGGGCGCCTATTCCATCGAAGTCGTCGAGCAGTTCCAGGGCGCGCTCAACCCGGACGAGGCGCAGGCCTTGGACGTGCCCGCGCAGAGCACGGGCTGGGTGCGTGAAGTGGTGATGAAGCTGGATGGCGAGGCGTGCGTCACGGCGCGCAGCCTGACCAGCATGCCTGCGCTGAACAGCGACTGGGCAGAGTTGAATAACTACGGCGGACGCCCACTGGCGGAGATTCTCTACGCTTCGGAGCAGACCCTGCGCGAGCCATTTCAGTGTGCTTTGTTATCCCCCGGTGCGCCGTTGGCGGCACTGTCCCATCGCTTCGCGCCACAGGCCAAACGCCTGTTGGCGCGGCGTTCGCGTTTCACCCGCAATGGTTCGCCGCTGCTGGTCAGCGAGTGCTTTTTGCCCGCATTCTGGGCCCGCATCGAGTACACCTCGGGTCTGAAATCCGCCTCATGA
- a CDS encoding ArsR/SmtB family transcription factor, translating to MNVPNHPNQDQILLENVLSALGSPLRLTVLKVLADGQEHPCGRILRGASKSTMTHHWRVLRDSGLIWQRPYGRENLLSLRREDMDVRFPGLLDSLLTAVKFDEQTVDVISKHQVTEDSTTA from the coding sequence ATGAACGTCCCGAATCACCCCAATCAGGACCAGATCCTTTTGGAGAATGTTCTGTCCGCATTGGGCAGCCCGTTGCGTCTGACCGTGTTGAAAGTGTTGGCCGATGGCCAGGAACATCCATGCGGCCGGATTCTCCGGGGCGCATCGAAGTCGACCATGACTCACCACTGGCGAGTCCTGCGGGACAGCGGTCTGATTTGGCAACGGCCTTACGGTCGGGAAAACCTGCTGTCGCTACGTCGCGAAGACATGGACGTGCGTTTTCCCGGCCTGCTCGACTCGCTGCTCACGGCAGTCAAGTTCGATGAACAGACCGTCGATGTGATCAGCAAGCATCAGGTAACCGAAGACAGCACTACCGCGTGA
- a CDS encoding efflux transporter outer membrane subunit, protein MYRITRFMLAPLAVSILLSAGCVNYAGINHQGKLLSLGEAPSDSLKDKLPAAAWPSSDWWTSLGDPRLGALIEEAYASNPDLQEVTARVAKANAFLDLRDAERYPQMDAEAGVTRGRLSKFEDYSGEGHKYFTARNLAVNFNYTFDLWGGQRAAWESALNSAMAAQVDLQSSRLILTVNVVKAYNQLAYAWQVSELNRRDLERLSKLVELTDSRYGSGLDNLSQLKQVQSLKARSESTLIGANEDIEIARLQLSALIGKGVDRAQTIERPASLQASVVALPAQLPAQLLGRRPDIVAARWRVEAENKNIDAVKTTFYPNINLVAAAGSHALTGDALFAGVSKFWNVAPTVTLPIFDAGRLRSDLKAGNAQLDGSIAQYNRVLSSALHEVAISVTQLRSFEQQIVVQRDACTIAQSSYDLSQSRYKAGEDTFLDALNIEQQLIQDEMRLAFLNSKHIDSSISLMAALGGGFQEQPLQAAQSAGL, encoded by the coding sequence ATGTATCGGATTACACGCTTCATGCTGGCGCCTCTGGCGGTATCGATCCTGTTGTCGGCGGGTTGTGTGAACTACGCCGGGATCAATCACCAAGGCAAATTGTTATCGCTTGGCGAGGCGCCTTCCGACAGCCTCAAAGACAAACTGCCGGCGGCCGCATGGCCGAGCAGCGACTGGTGGACATCGTTGGGTGATCCACGCCTCGGCGCGCTGATCGAGGAGGCTTATGCGAGCAACCCGGATTTGCAGGAAGTCACGGCGCGGGTGGCCAAGGCCAATGCGTTTCTCGACTTGCGCGACGCCGAACGCTATCCGCAAATGGACGCCGAGGCCGGCGTCACTCGCGGTCGACTGTCGAAGTTCGAGGATTACAGCGGCGAGGGGCACAAGTACTTCACCGCACGCAATCTGGCGGTCAATTTCAATTACACCTTCGACCTCTGGGGCGGCCAGCGTGCCGCCTGGGAGTCGGCGCTGAACAGTGCGATGGCTGCGCAAGTCGATCTGCAATCGTCGCGCCTGATTCTGACCGTCAACGTGGTCAAGGCCTACAACCAGCTGGCCTATGCCTGGCAGGTGTCGGAGCTCAATCGCCGCGATCTGGAGCGTCTGAGCAAACTGGTCGAGCTGACCGATTCACGCTACGGCTCGGGGCTCGATAACCTGTCGCAACTCAAACAGGTGCAGAGCCTCAAGGCGCGTTCGGAGTCGACACTGATTGGCGCCAACGAGGACATCGAAATCGCTCGTCTGCAATTGTCGGCGCTGATCGGCAAAGGCGTCGATCGCGCGCAGACCATCGAACGTCCGGCGAGTCTGCAAGCCAGCGTCGTGGCGTTGCCGGCGCAATTGCCGGCGCAACTGCTCGGACGCCGTCCGGACATCGTCGCGGCGCGCTGGCGCGTCGAAGCCGAAAACAAAAACATCGACGCGGTGAAGACCACGTTCTATCCCAACATCAATCTGGTCGCCGCCGCAGGCTCGCACGCGCTGACCGGGGATGCGCTGTTCGCCGGCGTCAGCAAGTTCTGGAACGTTGCGCCAACGGTGACGCTGCCGATCTTCGATGCCGGGCGCCTGCGCTCCGACCTCAAGGCTGGCAATGCGCAGCTGGACGGCTCGATCGCGCAGTACAACCGCGTGCTCAGTTCGGCCCTGCACGAGGTGGCAATTTCGGTGACGCAATTGCGCTCATTCGAACAGCAGATTGTCGTGCAGCGTGATGCCTGCACGATTGCCCAGTCGTCTTACGATCTGTCGCAGTCACGCTACAAGGCCGGGGAGGACACGTTCCTCGATGCGCTAAACATCGAGCAACAATTGATTCAGGACGAAATGCGTCTGGCGTTCCTCAACAGCAAGCACATCGACAGCTCGATTTCGTTGATGGCTGCGCTGGGCGGCGGGTTCCAGGAACAACCGTTGCAGGCGGCGCAGAGCGCCGGGCTGTAG
- a CDS encoding MexW/MexI family multidrug efflux RND transporter permease subunit: MNFTDLFLRRPVLAVVVSTLILLFGVRALMNLPIRQYPMLETSTITVTTQYPGASSELMQGFVTQPISQAVASVEGIDYLSSASTQGRSQVTIRMALNSDSIAALTEVMAKVNQIKYRLPKDAYDPVVERTSGGFTSVAYVAFASSNLTIPEMSDYISRVVEPMFAGIEGVAKINIMGEQKLSMRLWLDPQRLAGYGMTGQDVSTAIEGNNFQAAPGQVKGLYVVSNLRVNTDLNSVEDFRDMVLRNDNGNIIRVRDVGTVELNAASTDTSGAMSDVPALFLGLDAAPTGNPLVIVKRVRELLPQIQETLPPGVTVQIPFEVAHFIQSSIDEVSYTLLEALVIVVLVIYLCLGTFRTVLIPLVTIPLSMLGAAMLMQMFGFSLNLLTLLAMVLAIGLVVDDAIVVVENVHRHIEEGKTPFDAALIGAREVAGPVVAMTFTLAAVYAPIGLMGGLTGTLFKEFALTLAGAVVISGIVALTLSPIMSTRLLDAKTSEGFMAVKADRFFQNLSRRYGVLLGGSLARRWISLTVALVIFFSLPFLYRSAQTELAPLEDQNILLTAIKAPQHANLNYLEAYAHKLYETFNEIPEGYSNWVANGTDGLSNSVGGINLVDWEKRGRDANTIQPDLQAKVNQIEGTSIFVFQMPPLPGSTGGLPVQMVIRSDQDYLALFNVMDQLKKSAQASGLFAVVDSDLDFNNPVVEIQVDRAKANALGIRMQDIGETLNSLIGEKYVNRFSFHGRSYDVIPQSISSDRLTPETLKLYYVKDQKGNPVPLSTLATLSVKVEPNRLTQFNQQNSATFQAIPAPGVTLGAAVEFLQKQSESFPAGFSFDWQSDARQYVQEGNSLAFTFGLALVIIYLVLSVQYESFRDPFIILISVPLSICGALVPLALGMTSMNIYTQIGLITLIGLISKHGILMVAFANELQRKQGMDRVQAIQHAAQVRLRPILMTTAAMVVGLAPLLFASGAGANSRFGLGLVIVVGMLIGTLFTLFILPSVYTLLSSIKQSASVPETALASAPQTTF; encoded by the coding sequence ATGAATTTCACCGACCTCTTTCTTCGCCGGCCGGTGCTGGCCGTGGTGGTCAGCACGCTGATCCTGTTGTTCGGCGTCCGTGCGCTGATGAACCTGCCGATCCGCCAGTATCCGATGCTGGAAACGTCGACCATCACGGTCACGACCCAATATCCGGGTGCCTCTTCGGAGCTGATGCAAGGCTTCGTCACGCAGCCGATCAGCCAGGCGGTGGCCTCGGTCGAGGGCATCGATTATCTGTCTTCGGCGTCGACCCAGGGTCGCAGCCAGGTGACGATCCGCATGGCGCTCAACAGTGATTCCATCGCGGCGCTGACCGAGGTCATGGCCAAGGTCAACCAGATCAAATATCGCTTGCCCAAGGATGCCTACGACCCGGTGGTGGAGCGCACCTCGGGTGGTTTCACCAGCGTGGCTTACGTGGCGTTTGCCAGTTCCAACCTGACCATTCCGGAAATGTCGGACTACATTTCCCGCGTCGTTGAACCGATGTTCGCCGGCATCGAAGGCGTGGCCAAGATCAACATCATGGGCGAGCAGAAACTCTCCATGCGCCTGTGGCTCGACCCGCAACGTCTGGCCGGCTACGGCATGACCGGACAGGACGTTTCGACCGCCATCGAAGGCAACAACTTCCAGGCCGCACCCGGCCAGGTCAAAGGCTTGTATGTGGTCAGCAACCTGCGGGTCAACACTGACCTGAACAGCGTCGAAGACTTTCGCGACATGGTGCTGCGCAACGATAACGGCAACATCATCCGAGTGCGCGATGTCGGCACGGTCGAGCTGAATGCGGCGTCCACCGATACCAGCGGTGCAATGAGCGATGTGCCGGCGCTGTTCCTCGGTCTCGATGCGGCACCTACCGGCAACCCGCTGGTGATCGTCAAGCGCGTGCGTGAGTTGCTGCCACAGATCCAGGAAACCCTGCCACCGGGCGTGACCGTGCAGATTCCTTTCGAAGTCGCGCACTTCATTCAGTCGTCGATCGATGAGGTGTCTTACACCCTGCTCGAAGCGCTGGTGATCGTGGTGCTGGTGATCTACCTCTGCCTGGGCACGTTTCGCACGGTACTGATTCCGCTGGTGACGATTCCGTTGTCGATGCTCGGCGCGGCGATGCTCATGCAGATGTTCGGCTTCAGTCTCAATTTGCTGACATTGCTCGCCATGGTTCTGGCCATCGGACTGGTGGTGGACGACGCCATCGTCGTGGTGGAGAACGTCCACCGGCATATCGAGGAGGGCAAGACTCCGTTCGATGCGGCGCTGATCGGCGCGCGGGAAGTGGCCGGGCCGGTGGTGGCGATGACCTTCACGCTGGCGGCGGTGTATGCCCCGATCGGCTTGATGGGCGGCCTCACCGGTACGCTGTTCAAAGAATTCGCGTTGACCCTGGCCGGCGCCGTGGTGATTTCCGGCATCGTCGCGTTGACCTTGTCGCCGATCATGAGTACGCGTTTGCTGGATGCGAAAACCAGCGAAGGTTTCATGGCGGTCAAGGCTGATCGCTTCTTCCAGAACCTGTCGCGTCGTTACGGCGTGTTGCTCGGCGGTTCGCTGGCGCGGCGCTGGATCAGCCTGACCGTGGCCCTGGTGATCTTCTTCAGCCTGCCGTTTCTCTATCGCTCGGCGCAGACCGAACTGGCGCCGCTGGAAGACCAGAACATTCTGCTGACCGCGATCAAGGCACCGCAGCACGCCAACCTGAATTACCTCGAGGCCTACGCACACAAGCTCTACGAGACCTTCAACGAAATTCCCGAGGGCTATAGCAACTGGGTGGCCAACGGTACTGACGGCCTGTCCAACAGCGTCGGCGGGATCAACCTCGTGGACTGGGAAAAACGCGGCCGCGATGCCAATACCATTCAGCCGGATTTGCAGGCCAAGGTGAACCAGATCGAAGGCACGAGCATTTTCGTGTTCCAGATGCCACCTCTGCCGGGTTCCACCGGTGGCTTGCCGGTGCAGATGGTGATCCGCAGCGATCAGGATTACCTGGCGCTGTTCAACGTGATGGATCAGCTCAAGAAATCGGCGCAGGCCAGCGGTCTGTTCGCGGTGGTCGACAGCGATCTGGACTTCAACAATCCAGTGGTGGAGATTCAGGTCGATCGCGCCAAGGCGAACGCCCTGGGCATTCGCATGCAGGACATCGGCGAGACGCTGAACAGTCTGATCGGTGAGAAGTACGTCAACCGGTTCTCGTTCCACGGTCGCTCGTACGATGTGATTCCACAGTCGATCTCTTCGGACCGCCTGACCCCGGAAACACTCAAGCTCTATTACGTCAAAGACCAGAAGGGCAATCCGGTGCCGTTGTCGACGCTGGCAACCCTCAGCGTCAAGGTCGAGCCGAATCGCCTGACCCAGTTCAACCAACAGAACTCCGCGACGTTCCAGGCCATTCCGGCACCGGGCGTGACGCTGGGGGCTGCGGTGGAGTTCCTGCAAAAACAATCGGAAAGTTTCCCCGCCGGCTTCAGTTTCGACTGGCAGTCCGACGCGCGCCAATACGTACAGGAAGGCAACAGCCTGGCGTTCACCTTCGGTCTGGCCCTGGTGATCATCTACCTGGTGCTGAGCGTGCAGTACGAGAGCTTCCGCGATCCGTTCATCATCCTGATCAGCGTGCCGCTGTCGATCTGTGGCGCACTGGTGCCGCTGGCGCTGGGCATGACTTCGATGAACATCTACACGCAGATCGGTTTGATCACCCTGATCGGGCTGATCAGCAAGCACGGGATTCTGATGGTCGCGTTTGCCAACGAACTGCAGCGCAAGCAAGGCATGGATCGTGTGCAAGCCATTCAGCACGCCGCGCAAGTCCGCCTGCGGCCGATCCTGATGACCACTGCGGCGATGGTGGTCGGTCTGGCGCCGTTGCTGTTCGCCAGTGGTGCCGGCGCCAACAGCCGTTTTGGCCTGGGCCTGGTGATTGTGGTGGGGATGCTCATCGGTACGTTGTTCACCCTGTTCATTCTGCCGTCGGTCTACACCCTGCTGAGTTCGATCAAGCAGTCGGCCAGCGTCCCTGAAACCGCTTTGGCCAGTGCGCCGCAAACCACCTTCTGA
- a CDS encoding efflux RND transporter periplasmic adaptor subunit has product MLARNIIKSIVFLLLVLIFSAVLGWRFWAPPQAAADQRIPSTRVGLAVATKQPYTYYLEAIGKLEAQRQVLVSAEVSGKVVDIDFESGDQVAAGQVLLKLNDAPEQGELVRLKGEFESAKAQFTRVQELAKTGAESRRAFDSARAQYDAAKGDMERMQAQIAQRHIRAPFAGTLGIRQAHLGQYLQAGSAVATLTDPGVLRVNFTLAERDGSRVQLGQTVQAKVDAWADQTFTGKIVAVDPQINQSHTINVQAVITDTKKLLRPGMYARVSVTLPQTAELLIPETAITYNAYGESVFSVYTDEAGVQKVKRESIKVGERRDGWAVVDKGLNDGAQVVTSGQLKLHDGVAVEGIPDTIALKLSGLEK; this is encoded by the coding sequence ATGCTTGCCCGAAATATCATTAAATCGATTGTATTTCTTCTTCTTGTGCTGATCTTTTCCGCGGTGCTTGGCTGGCGCTTCTGGGCGCCACCGCAAGCGGCTGCCGACCAGCGCATCCCGAGTACTCGGGTCGGTCTGGCCGTGGCCACAAAACAACCGTACACCTACTACCTTGAAGCGATCGGCAAACTGGAAGCGCAGCGTCAGGTGCTGGTTTCGGCCGAAGTCAGCGGCAAAGTGGTGGACATCGATTTCGAGTCCGGCGATCAAGTGGCGGCGGGGCAGGTCCTGCTCAAACTCAATGACGCGCCGGAACAGGGCGAACTGGTACGCCTCAAGGGCGAGTTCGAATCGGCCAAGGCGCAGTTCACCCGCGTCCAGGAATTGGCCAAAACGGGTGCAGAAAGCCGTCGTGCCTTCGACAGTGCCCGTGCGCAATACGACGCGGCCAAAGGTGACATGGAACGGATGCAGGCGCAGATTGCCCAGCGGCATATCCGTGCACCATTTGCCGGCACCCTCGGTATCCGCCAGGCACACCTCGGCCAATATCTGCAGGCTGGCAGCGCCGTAGCGACCCTGACGGATCCCGGCGTGCTGCGGGTCAACTTCACCCTCGCCGAACGCGATGGCTCGCGGGTGCAACTGGGCCAGACGGTGCAGGCCAAGGTCGATGCCTGGGCAGACCAGACGTTTACCGGGAAGATCGTCGCGGTCGATCCGCAGATCAACCAGTCCCACACCATCAACGTGCAAGCGGTCATCACCGATACCAAAAAGCTTCTGCGTCCGGGCATGTATGCACGGGTTTCGGTGACGTTGCCGCAAACCGCCGAATTGCTCATCCCGGAAACCGCCATCACCTACAACGCCTATGGCGAGAGTGTGTTCTCGGTCTACACCGACGAAGCCGGTGTGCAGAAGGTCAAGCGTGAAAGCATCAAGGTCGGCGAGCGTCGCGATGGCTGGGCCGTAGTCGACAAGGGCTTGAACGACGGTGCGCAGGTGGTCACATCAGGGCAATTGAAACTGCATGACGGCGTCGCCGTGGAAGGTATCCCGGACACGATCGCTCTCAAACTCAGCGGGCTGGAAAAATGA
- a CDS encoding oxidoreductase — MKNLMQWNSLPSESSEWLEKVRALNPLIVQHRDYSEQTNATHKDVMSQFFKDGFGRTSVSKAFGGSQVDIQTTSALLLEFARHDASLSWQLAVQVAMGRLSDYLPESTSEAIYSHCDGFVIGAIHSGGEALPMGDDYLLSGRWAFASGSAHADWLVCTATVKGTENNTTPEVRMFFVPASQCKILPTWDTLGMRGTGSHHFECSQVLVNKAFSLDTESLKQSPEARSSRAYATGYYEFGTLAAMSTVLGVARAAVDHFRNDRAVNADPGLEGVIFEKTGRAISSVHTAQLLLEDAIHQVINRGETFGEPVSARVGLAASVLTENSVNAVNQIFSMAGSKAVYKSHFLERCFRDIHTGSKHFTLSPLNLHGIGKYYLDKTNALAAA, encoded by the coding sequence ATGAAGAATCTAATGCAATGGAACAGCCTTCCCTCCGAATCCAGTGAATGGCTTGAGAAGGTACGTGCACTGAACCCGCTGATCGTTCAACACCGGGATTACAGCGAGCAGACGAACGCGACGCACAAGGATGTGATGTCTCAATTTTTCAAGGATGGTTTTGGCCGCACTTCGGTGTCCAAAGCGTTCGGCGGATCCCAGGTCGATATCCAGACCACCTCCGCCCTGTTGCTCGAATTTGCCCGTCACGACGCGTCGCTGTCCTGGCAGCTGGCGGTGCAGGTGGCCATGGGCCGACTCTCCGACTACTTGCCGGAAAGTACTTCTGAAGCGATCTACAGCCACTGCGACGGCTTTGTGATCGGCGCCATCCACTCCGGTGGCGAAGCGTTGCCGATGGGTGACGATTATCTGCTCAGCGGCCGTTGGGCATTCGCCAGCGGTTCGGCGCACGCCGACTGGCTGGTCTGCACCGCCACCGTCAAAGGCACCGAAAACAACACTACGCCAGAAGTGCGGATGTTCTTCGTGCCGGCCAGCCAATGCAAAATCCTCCCGACCTGGGACACCCTTGGCATGCGCGGCACCGGCAGCCATCACTTCGAATGCTCGCAGGTGCTGGTCAACAAAGCCTTCTCCCTCGACACCGAAAGCCTCAAGCAATCGCCCGAGGCGCGCAGCTCGCGTGCCTACGCCACCGGTTACTACGAGTTCGGCACACTGGCGGCGATGTCCACCGTACTGGGCGTGGCCCGGGCCGCAGTCGATCACTTCCGCAATGACCGCGCCGTGAATGCCGATCCAGGCCTTGAAGGGGTGATTTTCGAGAAAACCGGTCGCGCGATCTCGTCGGTGCACACCGCCCAGTTGCTGCTCGAAGACGCGATTCACCAAGTGATCAATCGCGGTGAAACCTTCGGTGAACCGGTCAGTGCACGGGTCGGTCTGGCGGCATCGGTACTCACCGAAAACTCGGTGAACGCGGTCAATCAGATCTTTTCGATGGCGGGTTCGAAGGCGGTTTACAAGTCGCATTTCCTCGAGCGTTGCTTCCGCGATATCCATACCGGTTCGAAGCACTTCACCTTGTCGCCTTTGAACTTGCACGGTATCGGTAAATATTATCTGGATAAAACCAATGCGCTGGCAGCGGCTTGA